A window of the Halobacterium hubeiense genome harbors these coding sequences:
- a CDS encoding GNAT family N-acetyltransferase yields the protein MQYAVLGGPDDGPTLRLDWRAFSYAGKFVMSNTGKAIAFEGAPLAERGAWPPAARETDETLSDVVGAVSFNDDRTDSETAWLRYVTVREDRRGDGVGAQLCAFAAAHLLADRERVKIAVNNPFAYEALHKAGFGFTGEETGIAELVLERPCADRAARYQDGFDVYRERDLSDEEAAFLDRKAGCGPPAVLSA from the coding sequence GTGCAGTACGCGGTCCTCGGCGGCCCCGACGACGGCCCGACGCTCCGACTGGACTGGCGGGCGTTCAGCTACGCCGGGAAGTTCGTGATGTCGAACACCGGGAAGGCGATAGCGTTCGAGGGCGCGCCGCTGGCCGAGCGCGGTGCGTGGCCGCCGGCGGCCCGCGAGACCGACGAAACCCTCTCGGACGTCGTGGGCGCGGTCTCGTTCAACGACGACCGCACCGACTCGGAGACAGCGTGGCTGCGGTACGTCACGGTGCGCGAGGACCGCCGCGGTGACGGCGTCGGCGCGCAACTCTGTGCGTTCGCCGCCGCCCACCTGCTCGCCGACCGCGAGCGCGTCAAGATTGCAGTGAACAACCCGTTCGCGTACGAGGCGCTCCACAAGGCCGGCTTCGGGTTCACGGGCGAGGAGACCGGCATCGCGGAGTTGGTGCTGGAGCGGCCCTGCGCGGACCGCGCGGCGCGCTATCAGGACGGCTTCGACGTCTACCGCGAGCGCGACCTCTCCGACGAGGAAGCGGCGTTCCTCGACCGGAAAGCCGGTTGTGGGCCGCCCGCGGTCCTGAGCGCGTAG
- the srp19 gene encoding signal recognition particle subunit SRP19 → MVENVIWPAYFDATLSRREGRRVPESLSVEEPTVDEVATAIQQVGYDAVVERDVAYPRQHWEDSGRVLVKDADDAGKSDLLQAVAAYVAALRE, encoded by the coding sequence ATGGTCGAGAACGTCATCTGGCCCGCGTACTTCGACGCGACGCTGTCGCGTCGCGAGGGCCGCCGCGTCCCCGAGTCCCTCTCCGTCGAGGAGCCGACGGTCGACGAGGTCGCGACCGCTATCCAGCAGGTCGGCTACGACGCGGTCGTCGAACGCGACGTCGCGTACCCGCGCCAGCACTGGGAGGACTCCGGGCGCGTCCTCGTGAAGGACGCCGACGACGCCGGGAAGTCCGACCTCCTGCAGGCCGTCGCGGCGTACGTGGCGGCGCTGCGCGAATAA
- a CDS encoding carbohydrate ABC transporter permease yields MSRDPRRVGLYAVLVALVAFYLMPLEIGLVTSLKSDALASAPFLPPTPEGFTLGEWATAFSALKDGLVNSVLLAVPATVLSALLGSMAAYGLTTLDWRGQVGIFALFLAGIFIPYQAVLIPLSKFWSVYLPLDEILWPLWQLPYLGSHHGDLLALIISHAAYGVPICTLLFRTYYRDISTEMVEAARLDGATAYTIYRRIILPLSVPMFAVTLIYQFTQVWNDLLFALVIMGPGEGAPVTVGLTNLGSSLTDVGFAVKMAGAFIAALPTIIVYVIFGDQFAKGVAT; encoded by the coding sequence ATGAGCCGCGACCCCCGACGCGTCGGCCTCTACGCCGTGCTCGTCGCGCTCGTGGCGTTCTACCTCATGCCGCTGGAAATCGGGCTAGTGACGTCGCTGAAGTCCGACGCGCTGGCGTCCGCGCCGTTCCTGCCGCCGACCCCCGAGGGGTTCACCCTCGGCGAGTGGGCGACGGCGTTCAGCGCTCTCAAGGACGGCCTCGTCAACAGCGTCCTGCTGGCGGTGCCGGCGACCGTCCTCTCGGCGCTGCTCGGGAGCATGGCCGCCTACGGCCTGACGACCCTCGACTGGCGGGGACAGGTCGGCATCTTCGCGCTGTTCCTCGCGGGCATCTTCATCCCGTACCAGGCAGTGCTCATCCCGCTGTCGAAGTTCTGGTCGGTGTACCTGCCGCTGGACGAGATTCTGTGGCCGCTGTGGCAGCTGCCGTACCTCGGCTCGCACCACGGCGACCTGCTGGCGCTCATCATCTCCCACGCCGCCTACGGCGTCCCCATCTGTACGCTGCTGTTCCGCACGTACTACCGGGACATCTCCACGGAGATGGTGGAGGCCGCGCGCCTCGACGGCGCGACCGCGTACACCATCTACAGGCGCATCATCCTGCCGCTGTCGGTGCCGATGTTCGCGGTCACGCTCATCTACCAGTTCACGCAGGTGTGGAACGATCTGCTGTTCGCGCTCGTCATCATGGGCCCCGGCGAAGGGGCGCCCGTCACCGTCGGCCTGACGAACCTCGGGTCGAGCCTGACCGACGTCGGGTTCGCGGTGAAGATGGCGGGGGCGTTCATCGCGGCGCTACCGACCATAATCGTTTACGTCATCTTCGGCGACCAGTTCGCCAAGGGTGTCGCAACATGA
- a CDS encoding ABC transporter ATP-binding protein, with amino-acid sequence MAELVLDGVTKYFDDDGDRIVAVDDASIDIEDGEFLVLVGPSGCGKSTTLRMIAGLETVSEGEIRLDGTVINDRAPADRNIAMVFQSYALYPHMSVRQNMSFGLEESTSMGDSEIGQRVEDAADTMDIPELLDRKPSELSGGQQQRVALGRAIVRDPEVFLMDEPLSNLDAKLRSSMRTELQRIQEELGVTTVYVTHDQTEAMTMGDRIAILNDGRLQQVATPLEAYHEPANEFVAGFIGDPSMNFFDATVEDGALVTDQFDYPLSEATLADLDGETDVTLGVRPEDIEIVPEATGDHDFAATVDVVEPLGNENNVYLQFDADDTDTTFTAVVDATTPLSAGESVTARIPEETVHVFDADSGDALHNRDAEANGVLLGQ; translated from the coding sequence ATGGCTGAACTCGTACTCGACGGCGTAACGAAGTACTTCGACGACGACGGCGACCGCATCGTCGCGGTCGACGACGCGAGCATCGACATCGAGGACGGAGAGTTCCTCGTCCTCGTCGGCCCCTCGGGCTGTGGGAAGTCCACCACGCTGCGCATGATTGCGGGGCTGGAGACGGTCAGCGAGGGCGAAATCCGCCTGGACGGCACGGTCATCAACGACCGCGCGCCCGCCGACCGGAACATCGCGATGGTGTTCCAGTCGTACGCGCTGTACCCCCACATGAGCGTCCGGCAGAACATGAGCTTCGGGCTCGAGGAGTCCACGAGCATGGGCGACAGCGAAATCGGCCAGCGCGTCGAGGACGCCGCGGACACGATGGACATCCCGGAACTGCTGGACCGCAAGCCCAGCGAACTCTCCGGTGGCCAGCAGCAGCGCGTCGCGCTGGGCCGCGCCATCGTCCGCGACCCCGAAGTGTTCCTCATGGACGAGCCGCTGAGCAACCTCGACGCGAAGCTCCGGTCGTCGATGCGCACGGAGCTCCAGCGCATCCAGGAGGAACTCGGCGTGACGACGGTGTACGTCACCCACGACCAGACCGAGGCGATGACGATGGGCGACCGCATCGCCATCCTCAACGACGGCCGCCTCCAGCAGGTCGCGACGCCGCTGGAAGCCTACCACGAGCCCGCAAACGAGTTCGTCGCGGGCTTCATCGGCGACCCGTCGATGAACTTCTTCGACGCGACCGTCGAGGACGGCGCGCTCGTCACCGACCAGTTCGACTACCCGCTCTCGGAGGCGACGCTCGCGGACCTCGACGGCGAGACCGACGTGACGCTGGGCGTCCGCCCCGAGGACATCGAAATCGTCCCCGAGGCGACCGGCGACCACGACTTCGCGGCGACCGTCGATGTCGTCGAGCCGCTGGGCAACGAGAACAACGTCTACCTCCAGTTCGACGCCGACGACACCGACACCACGTTCACGGCGGTCGTGGACGCGACCACGCCGCTGTCCGCCGGCGAGTCGGTCACCGCGCGCATCCCCGAGGAGACCGTCCACGTCTTCGACGCGGACTCCGGCGACGCGCTGCACAACCGCGACGCCGAGGCGAACGGCGTCCTTCTCGGTCAGTAA
- a CDS encoding presenilin family intramembrane aspartyl protease PSH yields the protein MKDSLRGVPVLVGVVALFLVVQFGSLALLEPFQSAGLQSTENPQNPLNSVFYVAFLLVATAGILLVIKYDQQWILRAFILFTSGFIATYVFGVVLPAVEVAGVNAAAYVPAAALVVALYVYPEWWVIDSAGAILGMGAAALFGISFGILPALVLLTALAVYDAISVYGTEHMLTLAEGVMELRLPIVLVVPATRGYSFLDEGGDGEADEATEDPAEAGETDEDNEERQLESVDEEDRGAYFIGLGDAVMPTILVASASHFLDTPVVFGVEMAALTAMVGTLVGLLVLMRMVFAGRAHAGLPLLNGGAIVGYLLGAVAAGIPLVEALGLAPYV from the coding sequence ATGAAGGACTCGCTGCGCGGCGTCCCGGTGCTCGTGGGCGTCGTCGCGCTGTTTCTCGTCGTGCAGTTCGGCTCGCTCGCGCTACTGGAGCCGTTCCAGAGCGCCGGCCTGCAGTCCACCGAGAACCCGCAGAACCCCCTGAACAGCGTCTTCTACGTCGCGTTCCTGCTGGTCGCGACGGCGGGCATCCTGCTGGTCATCAAGTACGACCAGCAGTGGATTCTGCGCGCGTTCATCCTGTTCACGAGCGGGTTCATCGCGACGTACGTCTTCGGGGTCGTGCTCCCCGCCGTTGAGGTCGCGGGCGTGAACGCGGCCGCCTACGTGCCCGCCGCGGCGCTGGTCGTCGCGCTGTACGTCTACCCGGAGTGGTGGGTCATCGACAGCGCGGGCGCCATCCTCGGGATGGGCGCGGCGGCGCTGTTCGGCATCAGCTTCGGCATCCTCCCGGCGCTCGTGTTGCTGACGGCGCTGGCCGTCTACGACGCCATCAGCGTCTACGGCACCGAGCACATGCTCACGCTCGCGGAGGGCGTGATGGAACTCCGGCTACCCATCGTGTTGGTGGTGCCGGCGACGCGCGGCTACTCGTTCCTCGACGAAGGCGGCGACGGTGAAGCCGACGAAGCAACCGAGGATCCAGCGGAAGCCGGGGAAACTGACGAGGACAACGAGGAGCGCCAGCTTGAGAGCGTCGACGAGGAAGACCGCGGCGCGTACTTCATCGGGCTCGGGGACGCCGTGATGCCGACGATTCTCGTCGCGAGCGCGTCGCACTTCCTCGACACGCCCGTCGTGTTCGGCGTGGAGATGGCGGCGCTGACCGCGATGGTCGGGACGCTCGTGGGACTGCTCGTGTTGATGCGGATGGTGTTCGCGGGGCGCGCGCACGCCGGCCTCCCGCTGTTGAACGGCGGCGCCATCGTCGGCTACCTGCTGGGCGCGGTCGCGGCGGGCATCCCGCTGGTGGAGGCGCTCGGGCTCGCGCCGTACGTCTAA
- the fen gene encoding flap endonuclease-1: MGNADLRQLAVIEEVPFDELEGDVVAVDAHNWLYKYLTTTVQWTSDDVYTTGDGIEVANLVGIVQGLPKFFEHDLTPVFVWDGGVTELKDDEVEARREQRERYEEQLEEAREAGEAIEAARLEARTQRLTETIHETSRELLNLLDVPQVEAPAEGEAQAAHMARVDDDVDYAGSDDYDCLLLGSPVTLRQLTSKGDPERMDFQATLEKHDLTWEQLVDVGILCGTDFNEGITGFGPKTALKAIREHGDLWGVLDAEGEHVEYADRIRELFLNPDVTDDYDLDLDSSPDIDAAREYVIEEWEVAADELERGFARIEDSVVQTGLDQWT; the protein is encoded by the coding sequence ATGGGTAACGCGGACCTCCGACAGCTCGCGGTCATCGAGGAGGTCCCCTTCGACGAGCTGGAGGGGGACGTGGTGGCCGTGGACGCGCACAACTGGCTGTACAAGTACCTCACGACGACCGTCCAGTGGACCAGCGACGACGTGTACACGACCGGCGACGGCATCGAGGTCGCGAACCTCGTCGGCATCGTGCAGGGCCTCCCGAAGTTCTTCGAGCACGACCTCACGCCGGTGTTCGTCTGGGACGGCGGCGTCACCGAACTCAAGGACGACGAGGTGGAGGCGCGCCGCGAGCAGCGCGAGCGCTACGAGGAACAGTTGGAAGAAGCACGCGAAGCGGGCGAGGCCATCGAGGCGGCGCGCCTCGAAGCGCGCACGCAGCGGCTCACGGAGACCATCCACGAGACCTCCCGCGAACTCCTGAACCTGCTGGACGTGCCGCAGGTCGAGGCGCCCGCGGAGGGCGAGGCGCAGGCCGCGCACATGGCGCGCGTGGACGACGACGTGGACTACGCGGGCAGCGACGACTACGACTGCCTCCTGCTCGGGTCGCCGGTGACGCTGCGCCAGCTCACGAGCAAGGGCGACCCCGAGCGCATGGACTTCCAAGCCACGCTGGAGAAACACGACCTGACGTGGGAGCAGCTCGTGGACGTCGGCATCCTCTGCGGCACGGACTTCAACGAGGGCATCACGGGCTTCGGCCCGAAGACCGCGCTGAAGGCCATCCGTGAACACGGCGACCTCTGGGGCGTCCTCGACGCGGAGGGCGAGCACGTCGAGTACGCCGACCGCATCCGCGAGCTGTTCCTGAACCCCGACGTCACCGACGACTACGACCTCGACCTCGACTCGTCCCCGGACATCGACGCCGCCCGCGAGTACGTAATCGAGGAGTGGGAGGTCGCCGCCGACGAACTCGAACGCGGGTTCGCCCGCATCGAGGACAGTGTCGTCCAGACCGGCCTCGACCAGTGGACGTGA
- a CDS encoding H/ACA ribonucleoprotein complex subunit GAR1, with the protein MERAGDVVRTAQNVAVVRCESDAHPDIGAAVVDQNLDEVGRVVDVFGPVERPYLSVTPDAGVHLPALVGQTLYVR; encoded by the coding sequence ATGGAGCGCGCCGGCGACGTCGTCCGCACCGCGCAGAACGTCGCGGTCGTGCGCTGCGAGAGCGACGCCCACCCCGACATCGGGGCCGCCGTCGTCGACCAGAACCTCGACGAGGTCGGGCGCGTCGTCGACGTCTTCGGGCCGGTCGAGCGACCGTACCTCTCGGTCACGCCCGACGCGGGCGTCCACCTGCCGGCGCTGGTCGGGCAGACGCTGTACGTCCGGTAG
- a CDS encoding MFS transporter, with amino-acid sequence MNRNDRSIVGLVALAHAMVHTYELSIPILIPLWLETFPVGQGTVGLVVAAGYALFGLGALPGGILSDTVGSRKLIAGCLFGMAASFALLSVAPSIVVVALALVCWGVAASVYHPSGLSLISTGVEQRGDAFAYHGIAGNIGTAAGPLAVTLLLLVADWRVVTALLAVPAVVAGLVALRVRFDERAAVTATDGGDSKASVGISSVGEFLSESKLLFVGPFVAVFAIVMLSGLYYRGVLTFLPDLLSQMPAFAPVEFAGRELEPYRYAYAGLLTVGVAGQYAGGKLTERIPTERGIGLTFAALAVLAVVFLPAANAGLVPLLVVGAFLGFALFVIQPMYQATVAQYTPSGTRGLSYGYTYLGVFGVGSAGSAIAGAVLQYADATALFGVLAAFAVAGAAIAAVLAAR; translated from the coding sequence GTGAACCGCAACGACCGCTCTATCGTCGGGCTCGTGGCGCTCGCGCACGCCATGGTCCACACGTACGAACTCTCCATCCCGATTCTCATCCCGCTGTGGCTAGAGACGTTCCCGGTCGGACAGGGCACCGTCGGGCTCGTCGTCGCGGCCGGCTACGCGCTGTTCGGCCTCGGCGCGCTCCCCGGCGGCATCCTCTCGGACACCGTCGGGTCGCGGAAGCTCATCGCGGGCTGCCTGTTCGGCATGGCGGCGTCGTTCGCCCTGCTGTCGGTCGCGCCGTCCATCGTCGTCGTCGCGCTTGCGCTCGTCTGCTGGGGGGTCGCCGCCAGCGTCTACCACCCCTCGGGGCTGTCGCTCATCTCCACGGGCGTCGAACAGCGCGGCGACGCGTTCGCCTACCACGGCATCGCCGGTAACATCGGCACCGCGGCCGGGCCGCTGGCGGTGACGCTGCTGTTGCTCGTCGCGGACTGGCGGGTCGTCACCGCGCTGCTCGCGGTGCCCGCCGTCGTCGCGGGTCTCGTCGCGCTCCGCGTGCGCTTCGACGAGCGCGCCGCCGTCACCGCCACCGACGGCGGTGACTCGAAGGCCAGCGTCGGCATCTCCTCGGTCGGCGAGTTCCTCTCGGAGTCGAAGCTCCTGTTCGTCGGCCCGTTCGTCGCCGTCTTCGCCATCGTGATGCTGAGCGGGCTCTACTACCGCGGCGTCCTCACGTTCCTCCCCGACCTGCTCTCCCAGATGCCCGCGTTCGCGCCCGTCGAGTTCGCCGGCCGCGAGCTCGAACCGTACCGCTACGCGTACGCCGGCCTGCTGACAGTCGGCGTCGCCGGACAGTACGCCGGCGGGAAACTCACCGAGCGCATCCCGACCGAGCGCGGCATCGGCCTCACGTTCGCCGCGCTCGCGGTGCTGGCGGTCGTCTTCCTGCCGGCCGCGAACGCCGGGCTCGTGCCGCTGCTGGTAGTCGGCGCGTTCCTCGGGTTCGCGTTGTTCGTCATCCAGCCGATGTACCAGGCGACGGTCGCCCAGTACACGCCCTCGGGGACGCGCGGGCTCTCCTACGGCTACACCTACCTCGGCGTGTTCGGCGTCGGCTCCGCCGGCTCCGCCATCGCCGGCGCCGTCCTCCAGTACGCCGACGCGACCGCGCTGTTCGGCGTGCTGGCGGCGTTCGCGGTCGCGGGCGCCGCAATCGCCGCCGTCCTCGCCGCGCGGTAG
- a CDS encoding DUF3054 domain-containing protein, with protein sequence MDLYDADPRAVVRFLPGDLLAIAAFVLVGTLSHGTLTPQRYVNVLVPFAVGWVVVAPFAGAYDTGVRESSRAALLYGAASWLGADFLAQLLRGTPFFRGSADPQFFVVALVFGTIALTVARFLTLVVVDYRG encoded by the coding sequence ATGGACCTCTACGACGCCGACCCGCGCGCAGTCGTTCGATTCCTGCCGGGCGACCTGCTGGCCATCGCCGCGTTCGTGCTCGTCGGGACGCTCTCGCACGGGACGCTGACGCCGCAGCGGTACGTCAACGTCCTCGTCCCGTTTGCCGTCGGCTGGGTCGTCGTCGCGCCGTTCGCGGGCGCCTACGACACGGGCGTCCGCGAGTCCTCGAGGGCCGCGCTGCTGTACGGCGCGGCGTCGTGGCTCGGCGCGGACTTCCTCGCGCAGTTGCTGCGCGGGACGCCGTTCTTCCGAGGGAGCGCCGACCCACAGTTCTTCGTCGTCGCGCTCGTGTTCGGCACGATAGCGCTCACTGTCGCGCGATTCCTCACACTAGTGGTCGTGGACTACCGCGGGTAG
- a CDS encoding carbohydrate ABC transporter permease, with amino-acid sequence MLERTRKALRSLGGGDTDSTASTGDALRTDGGTATAAEADGADDSGGFSLPASRDFLGSLPFWLPPFLLMGFFVYGAIGWNFALSLVNVQSFNQPNYGQLDFEQYARAFGDPTFIQATQNTFVLLVAFTVACLVVGLLVAILVDRKVRYENTFRTIYLLPFSLSFVVTAQFWLWMYNVDNGMVNLVTGTLGLGTYDWLSNPQLALGAVVFALIWQFSGYAMVVYLAGLRAIPDEHYEAARVDGASTLKMYWRVIVPQLKGATISASVVLVVFALKAFDFLYSLTGGYYPPKGTDILATLMVRQAFSAGQRSYAAAIAIMLFLLALAVIAPYLTYQYRRGEL; translated from the coding sequence ATGCTCGAACGAACCCGCAAAGCACTACGGTCACTCGGCGGTGGCGACACCGACAGCACCGCCAGCACCGGCGACGCCCTCCGCACTGACGGCGGTACAGCCACGGCCGCGGAGGCCGACGGCGCCGACGACAGCGGCGGCTTCTCGCTGCCGGCGAGCCGGGACTTCCTCGGGTCGCTGCCGTTCTGGCTGCCGCCGTTCCTCCTGATGGGCTTTTTCGTCTACGGCGCCATCGGCTGGAACTTCGCGCTGTCGCTGGTCAACGTCCAGAGCTTCAACCAACCGAACTACGGTCAACTCGACTTCGAACAGTACGCCCGGGCGTTCGGCGACCCGACGTTCATTCAGGCGACCCAGAACACGTTCGTGTTGCTGGTGGCGTTCACCGTCGCCTGTCTGGTCGTCGGCCTGCTGGTCGCGATTCTCGTCGACCGGAAGGTCCGCTACGAGAACACGTTCCGGACGATATACCTGCTGCCGTTCAGCCTCTCGTTCGTCGTCACGGCCCAGTTCTGGCTGTGGATGTACAACGTCGACAACGGGATGGTGAACCTCGTGACGGGCACGCTCGGGCTCGGCACCTACGACTGGCTGTCGAACCCCCAGCTCGCGCTCGGCGCGGTCGTGTTCGCGCTCATCTGGCAGTTCTCCGGGTACGCGATGGTCGTCTACCTCGCGGGGCTGCGAGCCATCCCCGACGAGCACTACGAGGCCGCGCGCGTGGACGGCGCGAGCACGCTGAAGATGTACTGGCGGGTCATCGTCCCGCAGTTGAAGGGCGCGACCATCAGCGCCTCCGTCGTGCTGGTGGTGTTCGCGCTGAAGGCCTTCGACTTCCTGTACTCGCTGACGGGCGGCTACTACCCGCCGAAGGGGACGGACATTCTCGCGACGCTGATGGTCCGGCAGGCGTTCTCCGCGGGCCAGCGCTCGTACGCTGCGGCTATCGCCATCATGTTGTTCCTGCTCGCACTCGCGGTCATCGCACCGTACCTGACCTACCAGTACCGGCGGGGTGAACTATGA
- a CDS encoding class I SAM-dependent methyltransferase, whose translation MHDVRYFERFAPVYDLAMPAADRGDLAAGLAAAERPVERVLDVGGGTGRAARALARDTEEVPGRDVTVVDASARMLAEARGAGLSAVRGDAAELPFRDDSVDAVVVVDALHHFPDRDGALAEAKRVLRPGGVLVVRDFDPETLRGRLLVAAEHAVAFRSAFDAPDDLAARMERTGLNARVLDRGFAFTVAGVEPGAT comes from the coding sequence ATGCACGACGTCCGGTACTTCGAGCGGTTCGCGCCGGTGTACGACCTCGCGATGCCGGCCGCGGACCGCGGCGACCTCGCGGCGGGGCTGGCGGCGGCCGAGCGCCCGGTCGAGCGCGTGCTGGACGTCGGCGGCGGCACGGGGCGCGCCGCTCGCGCGCTCGCTCGGGACACCGAGGAAGTGCCGGGCCGGGACGTGACTGTCGTCGACGCGAGCGCGCGGATGCTCGCGGAAGCCCGCGGGGCCGGGCTGTCGGCGGTTCGCGGCGACGCCGCCGAACTCCCGTTCCGCGACGACAGCGTCGATGCAGTCGTCGTCGTGGACGCGCTGCATCACTTCCCTGACCGGGACGGCGCGCTCGCGGAGGCGAAGCGCGTTCTCCGACCGGGCGGCGTCCTCGTCGTCCGCGACTTCGACCCGGAGACGCTTCGCGGGCGGCTGCTGGTCGCCGCCGAGCACGCCGTCGCGTTCCGCTCGGCGTTCGACGCGCCGGACGACCTCGCGGCGAGGATGGAGCGCACGGGACTAAACGCTCGCGTGCTCGACCGCGGGTTCGCGTTCACGGTCGCCGGCGTCGAACCGGGAGCGACATAG
- a CDS encoding ornithine cyclodeaminase family protein produces MTETLFLSDSDVAGLADPADYVDAVRDAYRQRGEGAPAEPRTKLLNESPPGMFTAYAAVLPETGAMGGYMYSAGFADADAWFVTPLFDADTGEPLALIDGARMNPFKTGAAGAVGVDALAREDASTLAVIGSGAQARGQLRATATVRDFDEVRVFSPTEANRESFAADADDWLDADVEAVPSSTAAVEGADVVVTATNASEPVFDSADLADGAHVTAMGQYNPEKHELDAETIERAVYVPDLRDRVTQDAGSFLHALEEGVVTEDHVHAELGDVVAGNAPGRVSEDDVTVFDSGGTGIETAAAAYMLYERASERGLGTEIEFAAASDALTGE; encoded by the coding sequence GTGACCGAGACCCTGTTCCTCTCCGACAGCGACGTCGCGGGACTGGCCGACCCGGCCGACTACGTCGACGCCGTCCGCGACGCGTACCGACAGCGCGGCGAGGGCGCGCCGGCCGAACCGCGCACGAAACTGCTCAACGAGTCGCCGCCCGGGATGTTCACCGCGTACGCGGCCGTCCTCCCCGAGACGGGTGCGATGGGCGGGTACATGTACAGCGCGGGGTTCGCGGACGCCGACGCGTGGTTCGTCACGCCGCTGTTCGACGCCGACACCGGCGAACCGCTCGCGCTCATCGACGGCGCGCGCATGAACCCGTTCAAGACCGGCGCGGCGGGCGCCGTCGGCGTGGACGCGCTCGCCCGCGAGGACGCTAGCACGCTCGCAGTAATCGGCAGCGGCGCGCAAGCCCGCGGCCAGCTCCGCGCGACCGCCACGGTCCGCGACTTCGACGAGGTGCGCGTGTTCTCGCCCACCGAGGCCAACCGCGAGTCGTTCGCCGCGGACGCCGACGACTGGCTCGACGCCGACGTCGAAGCCGTCCCCTCCAGCACCGCGGCCGTCGAGGGCGCGGACGTCGTGGTCACGGCGACGAACGCCAGCGAACCCGTCTTCGACAGCGCGGACCTCGCGGACGGCGCGCACGTCACCGCGATGGGTCAGTACAACCCCGAGAAGCACGAACTCGACGCCGAAACCATCGAGCGCGCGGTGTACGTCCCGGACCTCCGCGACCGCGTCACGCAGGACGCCGGGTCGTTCCTCCACGCGCTGGAGGAGGGCGTCGTCACCGAAGACCACGTGCACGCGGAACTCGGGGACGTGGTCGCCGGGAACGCGCCCGGCCGCGTCTCCGAGGACGACGTGACCGTCTTCGACAGCGGCGGCACGGGCATCGAGACGGCCGCCGCCGCGTACATGCTCTACGAGCGCGCCAGCGAGCGCGGCCTCGGCACGGAAATCGAGTTCGCCGCGGCGAGCGACGCGCTCACCGGCGAGTAA
- a CDS encoding BolA/IbaG family iron-sulfur metabolism protein, translating to MDLTFADIEAIIEEEIPDAEATISRMRGETDDDHLAATVVSPAFEGKRLVQQHQLVYDALDEHMTEEIHALELSTYTPEEYDEHA from the coding sequence ATGGACCTGACGTTCGCGGACATCGAAGCCATCATCGAAGAGGAGATTCCGGACGCCGAGGCGACAATCTCGCGGATGCGCGGCGAGACCGACGACGACCACCTCGCCGCCACCGTCGTCTCGCCCGCCTTCGAGGGGAAGCGCCTCGTCCAGCAACACCAGCTCGTCTACGACGCGCTCGACGAGCACATGACCGAGGAGATTCACGCGCTGGAACTGTCCACGTACACGCCCGAGGAGTACGACGAGCACGCCTAG